In the genome of Quercus robur chromosome 3, dhQueRobu3.1, whole genome shotgun sequence, one region contains:
- the LOC126717898 gene encoding uncharacterized protein LOC126717898, with product MVGVAPNEGSRRRLPVWMLGVAAADQERKSDDVDKNNHHADEGLLPQACHSEAKNMTKAPGKGILVQEKGVNSHFLLKCETKKRRKASLQDSNLDGIITETVTKKKKDNRLGRKVREPTARKRQKAKGSDFGRGEDFDIQLPNDDDVELTMDDLMTIAEEYVKAEKNKEQQVSNRECRSERKVPTMVSSSNVSVRLLDAPNGNQSSPTEEVTASHSSTVSLASEEIAIIDRRTGDPAQDMLDLFLGPLLKKPFEQENRSFIKDMEFAYEFERQSQNTVVGDEIEPLMKKKSSLKDKHLVNPLGDLFRLIILVTSSAPHLR from the exons atggtTGGAGTTGCTCCTAATGAGGGAAGTCGACGGCGTTTACCGGTATGGATGCTGGGTGTAGCTGCCGCTGACCAAGAGAGAAAGTCTGATGATGTAGATAAAAACAACCACCATGCAGATGAGGGACTTTTGCCCCAAGCTTGCCATTCTGAAGCAAAAAATATGACTAAAGCACCTGGAAAAGGGATCCTGGTCCAAGAAAAAGGGGTGAAttcacattttcttttaaaatgtgaaacaaagaaaagaagaaaagcaagTCTACAGGATTCAAACCTTGATGGTATCATCACTGAAACTGTTACcaagaagaaaaaggataatAGGCTTGGGAGAAAAGTTAGGGAACCTACTGCACGGAAAAGACAAAAGGCAAAGGGTTCTGACTTTGGAAGGGGTGAAGATTTTGACATTCAGCTTCcaaatgatgatgatgtggAGCTGACAATGGATGATCTGATGACCATTGCTGAAGAG TATGTCAAAGCTGAGAAGAATAAGGAGCAACAAGTGTCAAATAGAGAATGCAGATCAGAAAGAAAAGTCCCCACAATGGTCTCTTCCAGTAATGTCTCAGTGAGATTGCTTGATGCCCCAAATGGTAACCAAAGTTCACCCACTGAAGAAGTGACAGCTTCTCATAGTTCCACTGTGAGTTTAGCCAGTGAAGAAATTGCAATCATTGACAGGAGAACGGGAGATCCTGCTCAGGACATGTTGGATCTGTTTTTGGGTCCCTTGCTCAAGAAACCCTTTGAGCAGGAGAATAGATCTTTTATAAAGGATATGGAATTTGCCTATGAGTTTGAAAGGCAAAGTCAGAATACTGTTGTTGGAGATGAAATAGAGCCCCTGATGAAAAAGAAGAGCAGTCTCAAAGATAAG CACTTGGTTAATCCATTGGGCGACCTTTTCAGACTTATCATCTTAGTCACATCTTCAGCTCCTCACCTCAGATGA
- the LOC126719568 gene encoding uncharacterized protein LOC126719568, protein MPEIDIILYHDGPLKNVNANKGLPFEGPGIKTYYTQIDRRLKTLDELKKIIMEELCENPAIHNIQITYRMPNEILKHRINYKYMVIETDKHVKIMFDKLERIGEVTNIELYIQLEPRAVWEEDIQQTTTSLQVMVPDAQYEYSTHVEDDYVHADGDVHVDGDGDDDDDDDDNDDDDYVDETTAINNDDDDDDDDYVDENIAINGEDFVDRDEYEDTIGRDLGDFERDIDDDQTLDGSEPYVDNVISVQNITNTIPAYAPPALSFSANTWEHMVDPSHIDMPFVSTWREGMNLCKGLTFANKEEVKHVLTICALKENKHFTIIRSTTKKLCAKCVHESCKWYVCAVMKPDLHKLWMVTVYVGPHTCIATGVRNDGKMMSCNFIASDIHKKLCEDHTTPVKHLRSMIETKYSGQKPSYYKVWDAKQKAIAMMFGNWEESYQRLQKLLMAYIDQDPTTQVFYRITSTDEDDAVLLHYVFWSFGPCISGFKYCKPVISIDGTHLYGKYQGKLLVAMATDANNKVFPLAFAVVDCESGSSWRWFLQCLRDTIGHVIPKEGICIISDRHLGIKNAIANWPRREDGSTPVFHRYCLRHVVSNFNTHFQNSTLKSTALKAGYATQVEIEAIRNKKKVTGKDGKEKNQDYLPYTYLMGESVDMWSQSHDGGRRFGAMTTNISECFNGVLKGARGLPIAALVEFTWNKLVQYFHDRRKEYHFEFSEGKKWSEYANRTWDANKCKSEKHYLKPFSNEELIFQVVTQLNTCSAGGGNHSYEVRLQEQKCSCGKWQNIGIPCSHAIRVCDYLHIDSTTYIHPCYGLNNALNTYEHAFVIPKSQWAWVLQIQ, encoded by the exons ATGCCTGAAATTGATATAATCCTATACCACGATGGTCCGCTTAAGAATGTCAATGCGAACAAGGGATTGCCATTTGAAGGGCCGGGTATAAAGACCTATTATACCCAAATTGATCGTAGGTTGAAGACCCTTGACGAATTGAAGAAGATTATCATGGAAGAGTTGTGTGAGAATCCTGCTATACACAACATACAAATTACTTATCGTATGCCAAACGAAATCTTGAAGCATCGGATTAATTACAAGTATATGGTGATAGAAACAGACAAACATGTAAAGATCATGTTTGACAAGTTGGAAAGAATAGGTGAAGTAACTAACATTGAGTTGTACATACAATTGGAGCCGCGTGCAGTTTGGGAAGAGGATATCCAACAAACGACTACAAGCTTACAGGTTATGGTTCCAGATGCTCAATATGAGTATTCTACACATGTAGAGGATGATTATGTTCATGCCGATGGTGATGTTCAtgttgatggtgatggtgatgatgatgatgatgatgatgataatgatgatgatgactatGTTGATGAGACTACTGCCATTAAcaatgatgatgacgatgatgatgacgacTATGTTGATGAGAATATTGCCATTAATGGTGAAGATTTTGTGGATAGAGATGAGTATGAAGACACGATTGGCAGAGACCTTGGGGACTTTGAGAGGGACATTGATGACGATCAGACATTGGATGGTAGTGAACCTTATGTAGACAATGTCATTAGTGTCCAAAACATTACGAATACAATCCCTGCCTACGCACCTCCTGCATTGTCATTCTCTGCAAATACTTGGGAACATATGGTTGATCCTTCACATATTGATATGCCATTTGTGTCTACTTGGAGAGAGGGGATGAATTTGtgcaaagggttgacttttgccaATAAAGAGGAGGTGAAGCACGTATTAACAATTTGTGCcctcaaggaaaacaaacattttacGATCATTAGGTCGACGACGAAAAAACTTTGTGCAAAATGCGTGCATGAGTCATGTAAGTGGTATGTCTGCGCAGTTATGAAGCCCGATCTCCACAAACTATGGATGGTCACCGTGTATGTGGGTCCTCACACGTGTATAGCGACTGGGGTGCGAAATGATGGTAAAATGAtgagttgtaattttattgCATCAGATATCCATAAGAAGTTATGTGAGGATCACACTACCCCAGTTAAGCATCTCAGATCCATGATAGAGACGAAATATAGTGGGCAGAAGCCTTCTTACTACAAGGTATGGGATGCGAAACAAAAGGCGATTGCGATGATGTTTGGGAATTGGGAAGAGTCTTACCAAAGATTGCAAAAATTGCTAATGGCATATATTGATCAGGACCCGACTACCCAAGTGTTCTATCGTATCACATCCACCGATGAAGATGACGCCGTATTGTTGCATTATGTGTTTTGGTCTTTCGGTCCATGCATATCAGGATTCAAATACTGCAAGCCGGTTATCAGTATTGATGGGACCCATCTATATGGTAAATATCAGGGAAAGTTGTTGGTCGCAATGGCAACTGACGCTAACAACAAGGTATTCCCTCTCGCGTTTGCTGTTGTGGATTGTGAGTCAGGGTCCAGTTGGAGGTGGTTTTTACAGTGCCTCCGAGATACGATTGGCCACGTGATACCTAAGGAAGGCATTTGCATAATTTCTGACCGACATCTCGGTATCAAAAACGCCATTGCAAACTGGCCTAGAAGGGAAGATGGAAGTACACCAGTATTTCATagatattgccttcgacatgttgtTAGCAACTTCAACACCCATTTTCAGAACTCAACTCTAAAGTCAACGGCGTTGAAAGCGGGATATGCTACTCAG GTGGAAATTGAGGCCATTAGGAATAAGAAGAAGGTGACGGGGAAGGATGGCAAggaaaagaatcaagattatctTCCATACACATACCTAATGGGCGAGTCTGTGGATATGTGGAGCCAGTCACATGATGGTGGGAGACGTTttggggcaatgacaaccaatataTCAGAGTGTTTCAATGGTGTACTGAAAGGTGCACGAGGTCTTCCTATTGCCGCATTAGTTGAGTTCACTTGGAACAAACTTGTTCAATATTTCCATGACCGGCGTAAAGAATACCATTTTGAGTTCTCAGAGGGTAAGAAATGGAGTGAATATGCCAATCGTACGTGGGATGCAAATAAGTGTAAATCCGAGAAACATTATCTCAAGCCATTTAGCAATGAAGAGCTGATATTTCAAGTAGTTACCCAACTCAACACATGTAGCGCAGGAGGGGGAAACCACAGTTATGAAGTTCGGTTACAGGAACAAAAATGCAGTTGTGGGAAATGGCAAAACATAGGGATCCCCTGTTCACATGCAATTAGAGTATGTGACTATTTACATATTGATTCGACCACATATATTCACCCATGTTATGGCTTGAACAATGCCCTTAACACTTATGAGCATGCATTTGTGATTCCAAAGTCGCAGTGGGCCTGGGTCCtacaaattcaataa
- the LOC126719569 gene encoding uncharacterized protein LOC126719569, with translation MKPKFHNLWMVTVYKGPHTCIRTGVRNDGRMMSCKFIAENILKKLCEDHTIPIKHLRSMIESKYEGQKPSYYKVWDAKQKAIGKMFGNWEESYQRLQKLLMAYIDQDPTTQVFYRTTSTGEDDTVFLNYVFWSFGPSIDGFKYCKPVISIDGTHLYGKYQGKLLVAMATDANNKVFPLAFAIVDSKSRSSWRWFLQCLRDAIGRMIPNEGICIISDRHLDIKNAIANWPRRDDGRALVFHRYCLRHVASNFNTHFQNSTLKSAALKAGYASQAVKFTSIMETIKQAEIEAIRNKKKLTRKDGKEKNQDYLPYTYLMGESVDMWTQSHDGGRRFGAMTTNISECFNGVLKGARGLPIAALVEFTWNKLVSYIHDRRKEYLFEFSEGKKWSKYAFSKWDENKSKSEKHYLKPFSNEELIFQIVTQLL, from the coding sequence ATGAAGCCCAAGTTCCACAATCTATGGATGGTCACCGTGTACAAGGGTCCTCACACGTGTATACGGACTGGGGTGCGAAATGATGGTAGAATGATGAGTTGTAAATTTATTGCAGAGAACATCCTTAAGAAGTTATGTGAGGATCACACTATCCCAATTAAGCATCTCAGATCTATGATAGAGTCGAAATATGAGGGACAAAAGCCTTCTTACTACAAGGTGTGGGATGCGAAACAAAAGGCGATTGGGAAGATGTTTGGGAATTGGGAAGAGTCTTATCAAAGGTTGCAAAAGTTGCTAATGGCATATATTGATCAGGATCCGACTACCCAGGTGTTCTATCGTACCACATCCACCGGTGAAGATGACACagtatttttgaattatgtgtTTTGGTCTTTCGGTCCAAGCATTGATGGATTCAAATATTGCAAGCCGGTTATCAGTATTGATGGGACCCATCTGTATGGTAAATATCAGGGAAAGTTGTTGGTTGCAATGGCAACCGACGCTAACAACAAGGTATTCCCTCTTGCCTTTGCTATTGTGGATTCTAAGTCAAGGTCTAGTTGGAGGTGGTTTTTACAATGCCTCAGAGATGCGATTGGCCGCATGATACCTAACGAAGGCATTTGCATAATTTCTGACCGACATCTCGATATCAAAAACGCCATTGCAAACTGGCCTAGAAGGGATGATGGAAGAGCACTGGTATTTCATagatattgccttcgacatgttgctagcaactttAACACACATTTTCAGAACTCAACTCTGAAGTCAGCGGCGTTGAAAGCCGGATATGCTAGTCAGGCAGTGAAATTTACCTCCATAATGGAGACCATTAAGCAGGCGGAAATTGAGGCCATTAGAAATAAGAAGAAGTTGACGAGGAAGGATGGCAAggaaaagaatcaagattatctTCCATACACATACCTAATGGGCGAGTCTGTGGATATGTGGACCCAGTCACATGATGGTGGGAGACGTTttggggcaatgacaaccaatataTCAGAGTGCTTCAATGGTGTATTGAAAGGTGCACGGGGCCTTCCTATTGCCGCATTGGTTGAGTTCACTTGGAACAAACTTGTCAGTTATATCCACGACCGTCGCAAAGAATACCTTTTTGAGTTCTCAGAGGGTAAGAAATGGAGTAAATATGCCTTCTCCAAGTGGGATGAGAATAAGAGTAAATCTGAGAAACATTATCTCAAGCCATTTAGCAATGAAGAGCTGATATTTCAAATAGTTACCCAACTACTATAG